The sequence AGAACAAAGAACGTGAATATTACGGGTTATCTAGCTCCTTATTGAGAACATTGAGCTTATAGTACTGAATATCCAAAAAATACTTCGCATGAATTTGTTGTGTTAAAAGCCTTCTCCATGACAAGGCCAAAATATCCTTCACAAATGACTTTGTACTTttaacctgaaaaaaaagagttgGAACAATTTTCAGACACCGGAATATCTATATAAGGGACTAAACGGGTCTATTTCTTAATCGATCTGTTCCAGCGTAAAGCAGACTTTAGTACATGATTATGTTCTTGCTGCAAACCgttcaagatttctttttctagaCTTTTGCTGTTGTTGGTAATTGGTTATTTTGTAATCGGTAATTGGTTAGTCGGTAATTGGTAGTTGGCAATTGGTTATTTTAGTACATGATTATGGAAGTGAGAGCACCAGTTCTTGCTGCAAACCGttcatgctttctttttttagacttttgctGTTGTTGGTAATTGGCTATTTTGTAATTGGTAATTGGTAGTTTATAATTGGTTATTTTAGTACATGATTGTGGAAGCGAGAGTACCAGTTCTTACTGCAAACCgttaaagatttctttttctagaCTTTAGCTGTTGTTGGTAATTGGTAATTGGTCATTTTAGTACATGATTACGGAAGTGAGAGTACCAGTTCTTGCTGCAAACCgttcaagatttctttttctagattttttgctgttgttgGTAATTGGTTATTACCATCATTTTGGGTTGAGCCCCGTCTTGATAGGTGCAACACGGATTTTGCACCTTCGCAAGTTTAAACACAAATTGAAAGAACACCAATTAAGTTGTTGAAACACAAATCTTgtcaatttttgatgaaaatctcTCAGTGTACTTGAGGTATTGAAAGCGTTCGCTCTATTCTAGTTCATTTGTAAAAGGCATCGCTGCGAAACATGGTATGCAATATAACTGAATCCCAGTACAACGGAGCCGCCATTTAACTGAATCcccatttaactcaaccccaTGTGATTGAACCCTCAACCAACAAAACTCCCGTGCATTCCAGCCCCATTTAACAGAAACATCGTTCAACCTAACCCCGTTTTATCCAACCCCCTTGCAACTCAACCCCTTTAAGGGAGCTCTcgttcaaataaataaaaataaaacacgtCCGGTTATCCAGCACTGTCTCGGAATTCTCAAGCGTTTGTTTCCTAATTACTTTATAGtgttaacataaaaataaatagaatctatcattaaaaaatgagttttgtatttaaatgaaatatttcacttagtaattttttcttcaaaactcttttttcacttgaaaagggAAATGGGAAGGGGACTGTTCAAGAGGGGATTTTGAACGCCAGTTCAAGACTTTTCGATCATGGAGATCGCAGTGGTAGACTTTTTATGGTTTCAAGCCTTTGAATGCTCCAGATATGACACTAAAATCGCATTTTGGTGTCGTAAGGCATTTTGTGATGGTGTTATCACAACTAAATTATAAAAACGCATAAATGCGAATATTAGCTTTAAAATGATCCTATATAGCTCTCTGCCATATTCTAATACcctattagtagtattagttaATAAAACCGAAAAATGAGACATATCAGCGTTGCCAGCTCTTTTTAAAACTCCCCGTGAAACTGTAAACAATATATGGTATGGTACTTTTTTAGAATTGTCGTTAGGCAGGCTTCGCAGTTAGTTATTCAATAAAAGCTGCACCTGTCAAGCTGCACTTGATTGCATGGATCAACAAAACCAAATCTTCGTTTTATAtatggtgtaaaaaaaaaacatgttttgtacACTAGGTTATGATGTCAACAGTATTTCATATTTTGGACGAAAGGCTTTCGTTTCTACAGCATATAGCTATCCTTGAATCCCTAAAGCTGTGGAACAAGCAACTGGAAAATTGAATAATGTAAAGAGAGGATAGGGTTCTAAGAATCATATGACACCTGATATGTCACCCTCACTCTGAATCAGTATTAAACATTTACGGGAGAATAATCAAACCATTCATGTTATAAAACCAATTTTTGCGATTTCTATGCAAGCATTTCTATATACGAGATAAcgatttttcataattatattaaattatttttaggaaTAGGTCAATATCAAAAAAGGTTATATAATTAGGTCTAGACCAAATTAGAATATAGCATTTGGACTAAAATTGAtcaactcaaaacaagcaaggTGCCACAATCAtagtttcaaagaaaaaaaacccttgCAAATATGAGCGTCATAAAATGTGCCTGTATACAACAAGATCTATTTATTCCTTCCAATATGAACTCCCTTGGCATTCACCTGACAATTCACGCTAGCATTTCGCTTCTGGTGATGGAtcaaatttgagatttttcttacagatgaaaaactaaacaagCTCACCCAGGCAAACTTACTAGTCCGAAAGGTCAGCAAGCCCTGgctgaaaacagtaaaaaattaaatcagtgCATACCAAAATAAGTCGATTTAGGATGGCAAAAACTGAACAAGGGTTGAATATTATCGAGCTTCTCTCGAAGGCTTAAGCCCCAGACTAACCAAACGCATCTACTTTTTAATCCACAGTCCCAGTCCATTTTAATCTAAAATGTAAGCGCTATAACAAGAACCACCGTTGAAAGGTCAGCAAGCCCTCTGGCGAGCACTGGTATCTCATCCCATCAAGATAGTCTTGTACCACCTCTTTGAAATCGACCAAATTCAGATCTGAACCAGGGTGTGCAAGATAGAATCTAGGACAAGGCACATCGAAGGTTTTATTTACATCTGCTTCTCAAAGTTAACCAGAAATGCATAGTTAGGTCAGCAAAACGTAAAACCTATTTCATTTTATATGGTATTGTATCTGAAGAAatggtttttattatttggcTTTTAAGAACTTAAAGAGTAATAACCTGTTACATGAGAAATTCTGCGAGACATTTAAGCCAAGGGCCTCAGCTACTGTCTTCGTGTGAACgctttagaatttattttctcGAGTTAGTCTGAATGGTATCTTGATATAGAAAATACTCGTATTCTAAAACAGTGCGAAATACAGTTTCAATTCTTTGGTCTGCTTTCGAAGGTAATTATAGGAAAAAATGACATCTTGCCTgtgtaaaaatacaaatttcttgCAAAAAAGTTAAAGATAGCCAGAAGCACCTCTATTAAAGTTccagaaacaagttttaaggTTCGGCAGTACTTAGGACTATTAATACACTTTTCATACCAAACAAGAAAATCACCcgatttcttaaagttttgtaaTCTATGTATCTATACTAACGACTTCAATCCATGAAAAAATCTCTAAAATTCGCTTTGATGCTCTGATCCGTATATACCTACTTGAATGTCTTATCTAACTAGACAAATTCGCATTTATTTACCATTTAGCCAAGTTTTTGAGCCTAAAACGAGAGGGGAGAGGGCAGAGTTCCCTCTGGTCTGTTGAATAAATGTATTTCTTCTTGCATTtggttgtttatttattgttaagtGGAAATAAGCCTAATAATAGAATATTAGCCTACATACGgcataattatataaatatttacgTGGCTGctacatattttaaaagttcCATTAAGTTTCACCAAACTGCAAGCCCTATGTACAAATTTAAACTGTTTCATGAAACTTTGTATTTCGTATCcaacatttttctttctattttttcattgtttagtACAGGAAGAGTCAACTACTTTGTactattagaaattgaaagtcgATTCACCCAATTATTCAAACAAACGAGTTAGCCATAGCTATATCAGATAAGAAGCAAACCAAATGACAACTTTCTAGGGAAGGCAACAAACTCATTAGAAAACACAAAACTAGGATTCAACTATTGAATaacatctcccccccccctgtcacATTGGTGTTTTTCTAGTTCAgtctttcaaattttcttattatttattcagCGGGGAGgaagaataatttttgcttcttcaaatctgttttcttttttgattggTTTAAAGACTGTATTACAGTCTAGAAGgtaactttttattaaattagatATCTACTACAAAGTAACGGCCCCAAAATCACTTCTATCGCCACAGTTTTGTTACTGGTTAGTATTATgaacattttcttttatattttctactTAAGAATTAGAATGCCATAttctaatttgaatttttaagctGTATAGGATAATCTGAGCGTTGCCTTTGATTGTAAGCAACACAATTACTGTATAATTTtatccaatttaaaatcaaggTCAATTATGGTGTTTGGCCTAAGCTCATGATTCGTCACCAAATCTCTAGATAACAAACTCCATAATATACCACTTCAGCCACCAAATCTCCTGGGTGCGAAATAGAGCATGATAAACACGAGTGCTTCCATGCCAAGGTTGGAGCCTATTAGCTCCGATCCGCGCTTTCATCCCTGGTCAAGGCTAGAGGAGACCCTACATTGCACCTCATTGCTATTCAGTTTTGCCTCCTCCTGGTGGTTGCCTAACTTCATCACCAGAATGACGAACATGATGGGGCGCCTGAAGCATGGGGAGTtacttgtcaaaaaaaaaactacagagAAACAAGACGTGACACATTATCACTGGCGACTTAAAGACATGGATCAGTAAAATAATACCTAAAGAGTAACCGGACGGCATAGCATCAGAAATAAGTTAAACGGGAGGATATTACTACATCTTGTTAAATATAATAGCTGATTTTTGGTTAACACTTAACTCGAGCACAACAGGCACCATCTTGTGATCTGTAGATTCAGCGGAGGGGCTTTTAAAGGCGAGATTGACCACATCCTCGAAGGAGACGACAGAGGAGCTCACGCCTGGATATGAGAATCTACAAAGTTGTATATACAGGCTCAGGAAATGGCTCCAACCACTTTCTGCTCATATGTAAATTTAGCCTAAGGCTAAGCACTCACAAAAAAAGATACAAGCTGACCGCTGCAACGAATAAAAACGACAGAGTCGACGGATCAAAGCTGAGTCAAACTTCCACTTAGTAGCCAATTCGGGTTCCTTACTGATTACACTGATATTGCATACCAATGATCTAAGCTGAAAGTCCTGACAATGGAGGTTGCTCAACACCTGCCTGGAcacacgaagaaaaaaaatgttctggaTCTCAAACACTGCGATGCAGCTAGTGGAAAACATGCAACcaagagcataaaataaggaattcaatggtactacttttatttttagcatgTTTCTTTAGATGCGGCCGAACACAACAGATCTACCAAATGAGGTTGATTTGCATGGAAGTTAAGTTAAACAAGGGTTAGTTGAGTGAAGTTGAGCTGAATGATGGTTGAATTTAATCGGGTTGAGAGAGTGGAGTTGAATCTGGGTTAAGGTGAACAGAGTTGAGTTGAATCGGTTTTGAGGTGAATGGGGATGGGTGATTTGAACGAGGTTGAATTGTACACACACCAGTACCCTCCCTTCAATATTAacttaaagttttaacttaataaactAAGCCGTTCTGATATTTTGCAGTTACTCCTTTTTGGTAGGTAATAAGCACATACATggtagtgtcttttgatttaattaagaTACACCCTTGGAATATATGAAACTTTCAAATGAATACCCATAGTTGTTATTAAGACTTTAGTAGTAGCTAAAGGAAAACTTTAGTATTCCCGagacagtagtagcagtagtgttaTCAACATATTACCCTTTtatcagttgaacatcccccttATCATGCCCTGGTAGTTTCAACTCAATTCTCAAAAACAAATATGCCCTTTTGTCAACTGGGATGGACATTGTGTCTTTTGAGTAAGCTCAACATCTTCCCAGACATTCCCTGAAAGATTCAAATGAAGACTCTTAGCCCTTACTGAACTATTGCACAAGCCCTCATTTCCATTATAAAACATATGTTTAACAACAGCAAATTTCCATTATTAACAGCCATTGCCCTGGGGCCTGTGTGGTTAATTCCATCCGGAGGCATTTTCATGAagcctttttactattttgaatatactGAGAATCTCAAATTTTGGTCCAATGTCTTTGGTACAGGGTGTTGGGTAGCCAAAAAGCcgcttaaaaagtgcttaaagccTGTACTTTTAGACTGAGCACTagcaacttttaatttctaataaaattattcccCTCTGTGTGAACTGGcttcagtaaaaaaataaataacaaacaatatATCACATTCAAGGCTTATCACTTTATACTAAAAGCAACACGGGAGTGTTGGCTCTGATGAGCAATGTGTAAAGGATGGTACCCTTGCACTCATTGATCACGTAACTCCCAGGGGCATCATTCCGTTTACATTTCGAAATTTAGATTAAAATGGCCATCATGAACTTTGATCCTTTGATTTGTTATACTCCTTTAATTATGTGGTATCCATgtagctatttatttttttttagcttgattaaataaaaagcaaagtcATCAATAAAACGATTGATTGGCGCATCATTATCCGTCCAGACAATAACCTTCCAGCTTTATctcaaattaaacaaacaaataaaaagcaaacagAACTTACAAAAGATATGGACAATATAATTCCTAGGCTAATAGCTGTTTGTACTTGAAAGGCTTCTAAGTCTTTGTCTCCTAATACTTTGTAGAATCTACTTGGCACTAGTCcaacaaaatatataacaacTTGCTCTGAAAAAAGAAGTAATCAATCAGAAGTAAGCTACAGTGAAGATAGCAGTCAAGTATGACTCTGACATGGGGGTGCtatgaaaaaaaggaggaagatTTACTATATGTTTTCCGGAGAAACTGAATAAGCATTGTTTTGGGTCCCCAACTGACTCACTGTATCtaaaacagtaggctgtacgaaagtGTAGTTcaacgagagagagagagaaaggctGAAATGGGTAGAAGACGTTTTGCAGATGAAGCATgaaatattttccaagattgtcttttttggcAACTGTCAAGAGCTAagcaaaaagcaggtcgtccccaatTGGGTTGGGAGAAtttcgtaaagaaagatttacgAGAAACAAGATCCTTCTGGGAGGCTGTAAAGAGGTGGGCTTTGAATAaactgggatggaggaggagcgtgtgtagctttATTAGCCATTGGAGgattggtgctgcaatgagtcggtcagtagtagtactaataatttatttgtaacttacttttaaacaaaacaattagagtaaaatacactaaaaaaagaaaaaaaaacaaataccaaCACACGTATGTAACTTAAACCTTTATctcagacaaaaattattcgTCTGACATTTAAACTATATGGTAGTCTCCTTCGGCCTTTTTtcgctttttaattttaatatgccCAAGCATTTGTTGAGTTCCCTTGCTACAGGTTGAATGATGTTATTTACTTTATATTGCAGTTTAACCAATAAAACCCTaatcctggttgtcatttatccagcaataagaataaaaaaattttgtgctTAAATATAGATTTTAGACTTTGTTTACATGAGCTGTTGTTCTTGTTTCCTTTTCtcaattaaaacctaaaacaaacagaaatcaaaatgaataatcaagtcatacttaatatgaaaacaaattcaaagaaATATGAGTAATAAGGGATCTCAAATCCCTTAAAGGAGGAAACAGTTTTAGGACACTCTTCATGCCTCTAATGACAGAATCTGGGTTgaagcggtagctagcaacctagtaagagacgatcacgtctcatggtaaaaaacaaaatagctaaTAACTCCTTGAAATAAAGTTGAATCAAAAAACAAAGTGCACTATTAGAACCACCTTGTCCAAAACTCCTAGCCTATAAGGGACTTACAgtctcttggcttgaacaacaaagaaagtATGTCagtttgaaaaacaagaaaagtggcttGAATTGCAATATTCTGCACCAACAgcatcttttttctgtttttacggcacttggtattaaccaagcaacatatagcaatcacaaattccgtcagtctgtctgtctgtcagtctgtcctggttttgctactttaggcacttccaggtaagctaggacaatgaaatttcgcaggcttatcaggaaccagaccagattaaattagaaatagtctttttcccaatttgaccatctaggagggggggggctgttaattcaaaaatagaaaaaatgaagtatttttaacttacaaacaggcaatgggatcttaataaaatttgatgtttggaagtatatcgtgtctctgagctcttattttatatcccgactggatctggtgacactggggggaattgagggggaatctaaaatcttgggaaaagcTTAGTGTAGAGGGATCaaggtgaaacttggtgggaaaaataagcacaagtcctagatacgtgattgatataaccggaacggatccgctctctttgggggagatgggggggggataattctgaaaaactagaaaaatgaggtatttttaacttacaaaggactaatcggattttaatgaaatatgatgtttagaagtatatcgtgtctcagagctcttattttaaatcccgaccggatctggtgacaatgaggggagtgggggggacctaaaatcttggaaaacgctttgagtggagggatcaggatgaaacttggtggtaaaaataatcataagtcctagatgcgtgattaacataaccggaacggatccgctctcttcgggggagttggggggaggagggttaattctaaaaaatttaaaaaaaatgatgtatttttaacttacacaggagtgatcagatcataatgagatttgatatatagaaggatattgtgtctctgagctcttatttcaaatcctgaccggaactggtgacattggggggagttgggggacctaaagtcttggaaaacgcttagagtggagggattgggatgaaacttaatgtgaaaaataattataagtcctagatactgaTTGACATAACGGGACAGACtggctctctttggaggagtcgGAGGGGGGTgggaggtttaattctgaaaaattagaaaaatgaggtatttttaacttacaaagctcttattttaaatacaaagctcttattttaaatcccaaccagatctgttgaaggggaagttgggggtagaacctaaaatcttggaaaacgcttagagtggagggattgcaatgaaacttggtgggaaaaataaaaacaagtcctagatacgggattgagaTAACCAGAAAGGATCTGCTCTCTTGGGGGGAGATGGGGGGCTTatcctaaaaaatagaaaaaatgaggtatttttaacttatgaaagagtggtcatatcttaatgaaatttcatatttagaaggaccttgaaacACAGATCTCTTAtgttaaattccgaccagatctggtgacattgaagggagttggagagggaaaccagaattcttggaaaacgtgaaaattgaggtatcttacaaataggtgatttgatcttaatgaaacttgatatatagaagaatcttatgtctcagatgctccattttcaattagaaTCGGATTCGGGGACCTAGAGGGTtgaaggggggaaacagaaatcttggaaactggaaatcttggaaaatgcagAAATCTTGGAGTGGAGACATCAGAATaaaatttgatgggaagaataagcacaagttatagatataagattgacataattggtatggatctgttctctttgggggagctgggggttgttaatttggaaaaattagaaaaattgaggtatttttaacttaagaatgggttaccagatcttaatgaaatttgatatttagaaggaactcatgtctcagagttcttatttcaaatcctggccagatctgttgacattgaggggagttggaaggggaacggaaatcttggaaaacacttataaatgttgtagatacatgattggcgtaacccgactggatctgctctctttgggggagttaggagctggggttcagtgctttggcaagtttggtgcttctggacatgctaggatgatgaaaattggtaggcatgtcaggaagctgcacaagttgacttgataaag is a genomic window of Artemia franciscana unplaced genomic scaffold, ASM3288406v1 Scaffold_7219, whole genome shotgun sequence containing:
- the LOC136043561 gene encoding lysosomal cobalamin transporter ABCD4-like: MVGENGFDIRFIRRFYRIQKIIFPRLLSPTVALFSTLLFLNLLEQVVIYFVGLVPSRFYKVLGDKDLEAFQVQTAISLGIILSISFVKSTKSFVKDILALSWRRLLTQQIHAKYFLDIQYYKLNVLNKELDNP